From a region of the Triticum aestivum cultivar Chinese Spring chromosome 7D, IWGSC CS RefSeq v2.1, whole genome shotgun sequence genome:
- the LOC123163748 gene encoding senescence-specific cysteine protease SAG39-like, which produces MTIPPKHLLLAILGCLCICSSVLAARELTDDLSIAASHESWMLQYGRVYKDATEKAQRLKVFKANVEFIESFNAENHKFYLGVNQFADLTNEEFKTTTANKGYKSSLERAPTGFRYENVSLDALPATVDWRTKGAVTPIKDQGQCGCCWAFSAVAATEGIVKLKTGKLISLSEQELVDCDVHGVDQGCEGGLMDDAFKFIISNGGLTGESSYPYKAEDGKCKSGSKDAATIKSYEDVPANNEGALMAAVANQPISVAVDGGDMTFQFYKGGVMTGSCGTDLDHGIAAIGYGKTTDGTKYWLLKNSWGTTWGENGYLRMEKDISDKRGMCGLAMEPSYPTE; this is translated from the exons ATGACCATCCCACCAAAGCATTTGCTTCTAGCCATCCTCGGTTGCCTCTGCATCTGTAGTTCAGTCCTAGCAGCTCGCGAGCTCACTGATGACTTGTCGATCGCGGCGAGCCACGAGAGTTGGATGTTGCAATATGGCCGTGTGTACAAGGATGCCACTGAGAAGGCACAACGGCTTAAGGTGTTCAAGGCTAATGTCGAGTTCATCGAGTCCTTCAACGCCGAGAACCACAAGTTCTATTTGGGAGTCAATCAGTTTGCTGACCTCACCAACGAGGAGTTTAAGACGACAACGGCTAACAAGGGATACAAATCTAGCTTGGAGAGGGCTCCCACAGGATTCAGGTATGAGAACGTAAGCTTGGATGCACTTCCAGCAACAGTAGACTGGAGGACCAAGGGTGCGGTCACTCCCATCAAGGATCAGGGCCAATGTG GTTGTTGTTGGGCATTTTCCGCCGTTGCTGCAACCGAGGGCATTGTCAAGCTGAAAACTGGCAAGCTTATCTCTTTATCGGAACAAGAGTTGGTAGATTGTGATGTCCACGGCGTGGATCAGGGCTGTGAGGGCGGGCTCATGGATGATGCCTTCAAGTTCATCATTTCAAATGGTGGACTGACAGGTGAGTCTAGCTACCCATATAAAGCAGAAGATGGCAAGTGCAAGAGTGGATCCAAAGATGCCGCCACCATCAAGAGTTACGAGGATGTGCCAGCCAACAATGAAGGTGCCCTCATGGCGGCTGTCGCGAACCAGCCTATTTCAGTAGCCGTCGATGGTGGTGACATGACGTTCCAATTTTACAAAGGTGGAGTGATGACTGGTTCTTGCGGCACTGACCTAGACCATGGTATTGCAGCTATTGGCTATGGAAAGACGACTGATGGCACAAAATATTGGTTGTTGAAGAATTCGTGGGGGACAACATGGGGTGAGAATGGGTATTTAAGAATGGAGAAGGATATTTCTGACAAGAGAGGCATGTGTGGTCTTGCCATGGAGCCTTCCTACCCTACTGAGTAG